A region of Candidatus Aegiribacteria sp. DNA encodes the following proteins:
- a CDS encoding cofactor-independent phosphoglycerate mutase codes for MKYIIILGDGMSDRPIKTLGGRTPLMVADIPHIDSLCERGRCGKFVTVPEGMPPGSAVANLAVLGYDPAKVFQGRGVLEAASMGVELEYSDLAMRCNLICIEDKKIKNHSAGHISTEESHQLIETLNEQLGSDMMRFYPGVSYRHLFVLKDGNDAVSCTPPHDVPGTDYTDVLIQATEPAGERTAALLNILTLRSQEILRNHPVNLKRIAEGKDPANSVWFWSPGYRPKMKTMTDLYDIKGAVISAVDLVKGLGIYAGLDVIEVEGATGLYDTNYEGKAQAAVDALKGDYDFVYLHVEATDEAGHEGDVDLKIRTIEYLDNRVVKYIMEQTSGMPEDVAIAITPDHGTPCDVRTHVHDPVPFLIYHPGEKPDDVTQYDENSTESGSYGTIKGARFIKELLRN; via the coding sequence ATGAAGTACATCATCATTCTTGGAGACGGCATGTCTGACCGTCCCATCAAGACTCTTGGCGGAAGAACACCGCTCATGGTCGCTGATATACCCCATATAGACTCCCTTTGCGAAAGGGGAAGGTGCGGGAAATTCGTAACCGTACCGGAAGGTATGCCGCCTGGAAGCGCGGTGGCGAACCTTGCCGTACTCGGTTATGACCCAGCGAAAGTTTTCCAGGGCAGGGGAGTGCTGGAGGCGGCAAGTATGGGAGTGGAGCTGGAGTATTCTGATCTCGCAATGAGATGTAACCTCATCTGTATCGAAGACAAAAAGATAAAGAACCACTCCGCGGGACACATCAGTACGGAAGAATCTCACCAGCTTATTGAAACGCTCAATGAACAATTGGGATCTGATATGATGAGATTCTATCCCGGCGTCAGCTACAGGCATCTGTTCGTGCTTAAGGATGGAAACGATGCCGTTTCCTGTACTCCGCCACATGATGTTCCCGGAACTGATTATACTGATGTTCTGATCCAGGCAACGGAACCGGCTGGGGAAAGAACAGCAGCTCTTCTGAACATTCTCACTCTCCGATCGCAGGAGATACTCAGAAATCATCCTGTTAATCTGAAACGAATTGCTGAAGGTAAAGATCCGGCGAATTCGGTCTGGTTCTGGTCTCCCGGTTATAGACCGAAGATGAAAACCATGACTGATCTGTACGACATAAAAGGAGCTGTCATTTCAGCTGTGGATCTTGTGAAAGGTCTCGGTATTTATGCCGGGCTGGATGTTATTGAGGTCGAGGGCGCAACAGGGCTGTACGATACGAATTACGAAGGCAAGGCTCAGGCTGCAGTAGACGCGCTGAAAGGCGATTACGACTTCGTCTATCTTCATGTAGAGGCTACGGATGAAGCCGGTCATGAGGGTGACGTTGATCTGAAGATCAGGACCATTGAATATCTCGACAATCGAGTCGTGAAATACATCATGGAGCAGACTTCGGGTATGCCTGAAGATGTTGCTATCGCCATTACTCCCGATCACGGAACGCCATGTGATGTCAGAACGCATGTTCATGACCCTGTACCGTTCCTGATATATCATCCCGGTGAAAAACCTGATGATGTCACACAGTACGATGAGAACAGTACTGAAAGCGGAAGCTACGGCACAATCAAAGGAGCTCGATTTATAAAAGAACTGTTGCGAAACTGA
- the thrC gene encoding threonine synthase — translation MRNKPILYRSTNQRVPAVNFEQALLKGIAPDGGLYMPEEIPRFSQREILDFSDAAYHEIAFAVGSKFLAGEIPEDDLRRIVINAYDYEVPLERVYDRKYVMRLDQGPTASFKDFAARMMGRLMQYFLDRKSGELLILTATSGDTGSAIANAFYGLDNIKVVVLFPEKEVTARQRKQMTTLGKNVTILSLNGKFDDCQALVKQAFADSELDYLNLSSANSINIGRLIPQTMYYFYSFAKLRSGDPDEKVVFSVPSGNFGDLCGGLIAMNMGLPVKKFIVATNENDEFPKFVESGIYEKLVPSRNCISSAMNVGHPSNIPRLVALYGGNMDEHGVINTAPDLDRIRKDMYAVSINDSETEAMIKDAYEEYGLLLEPHGSVSWAGLERYLQETGEHMDQLCISLETAHPAKFPEKIREILSLDPELPPSLQGLEEKKESYEHLPEGYPAFKSFLRDNY, via the coding sequence ATGAGAAATAAACCGATACTGTACAGATCAACCAATCAAAGAGTTCCAGCGGTTAACTTTGAACAGGCTCTGCTGAAGGGTATCGCTCCGGATGGTGGGCTCTATATGCCGGAGGAGATACCCCGATTCTCACAAAGGGAGATACTGGATTTCTCGGACGCTGCATACCACGAAATTGCGTTTGCTGTCGGGAGTAAATTCCTGGCCGGTGAGATTCCCGAAGATGATCTGAGGCGAATTGTAATTAATGCCTATGATTACGAAGTACCGCTTGAGCGCGTATATGACCGGAAGTACGTGATGAGACTGGATCAGGGGCCGACAGCTTCCTTTAAGGATTTCGCGGCAAGAATGATGGGTCGCCTTATGCAGTACTTCCTCGACCGGAAGAGCGGAGAGCTGCTCATACTCACCGCAACCTCAGGAGATACCGGAAGCGCTATTGCGAATGCTTTTTACGGACTGGACAATATCAAAGTTGTAGTCCTTTTCCCGGAGAAGGAAGTGACAGCTCGTCAGCGGAAGCAGATGACAACCCTTGGGAAAAACGTAACAATACTCTCCCTTAACGGTAAGTTCGATGATTGTCAGGCTCTGGTCAAACAGGCATTCGCTGACTCAGAGCTGGATTATCTGAACCTCTCGTCCGCGAATTCGATCAATATCGGCCGTCTTATACCTCAGACGATGTACTACTTCTATTCATTTGCGAAGCTGCGGTCAGGAGATCCTGATGAGAAAGTAGTTTTCTCCGTTCCATCAGGGAATTTCGGGGATCTCTGCGGCGGTCTCATTGCAATGAATATGGGCTTGCCGGTAAAGAAATTCATAGTAGCGACAAATGAGAATGACGAGTTTCCGAAGTTTGTCGAATCAGGTATTTATGAAAAACTCGTACCTTCAAGGAACTGTATCTCAAGCGCCATGAATGTAGGTCATCCGAGCAATATTCCCAGGCTGGTCGCTCTGTACGGAGGGAACATGGACGAGCATGGTGTGATAAACACCGCTCCGGACCTCGACCGCATAAGGAAAGACATGTATGCGGTAAGCATCAACGACAGTGAAACGGAAGCGATGATAAAGGATGCCTATGAAGAATACGGCCTTCTGCTTGAGCCTCATGGTTCCGTCAGCTGGGCAGGTCTGGAGCGCTATCTTCAGGAAACAGGGGAGCATATGGATCAGCTTTGCATCTCACTGGAGACAGCCCATCCGGCTAAATTCCCCGAGAAAATCCGCGAAATTCTTTCTCTCGATCCTGAATTGCCACCCAGCCTTCAGGGACTGGAGGAAAAAAAAGAATCCTACGAGCATCTGCCTGAAGGTTATCCGGCCTTCAAATCTTTCCTGAGAGATAATTACTGA